The following proteins are co-located in the Tardibacter chloracetimidivorans genome:
- a CDS encoding FliH/SctL family protein, with product MSDAAMDMAGARALSLTELFALERREFVPSLVGAGMAGFRARMPVTSLDGETQAEEPEIDPALAREEELAAARAESFQAGLEAGQAENLEAVEMIIAECRALMQSLDEARTIDKAALGPMMKKAVLDLTAQIVEAHVAADPAFVNGCIGRALSTLKEAHEAARLYLHPDDIATVGEDATDGYRNLTIAADPLLPRGSVRLEAGGGEIEDGVRPRIARLEQALRAAGLAA from the coding sequence ATGTCTGATGCGGCGATGGACATGGCAGGCGCGCGGGCGCTGTCGCTGACCGAACTGTTCGCGCTGGAGCGGAGGGAGTTCGTCCCCTCGCTCGTAGGTGCCGGAATGGCGGGATTTCGCGCGCGGATGCCGGTCACCAGCCTGGATGGCGAGACGCAAGCGGAGGAACCCGAGATCGATCCCGCGCTTGCGCGCGAGGAAGAGCTTGCCGCCGCGCGCGCGGAATCCTTTCAGGCCGGGCTCGAGGCGGGCCAGGCGGAAAATCTGGAAGCGGTCGAGATGATCATCGCCGAATGCCGGGCGCTGATGCAGAGCCTCGATGAGGCGCGCACCATCGACAAGGCCGCGCTTGGCCCGATGATGAAAAAGGCGGTGCTGGATCTGACCGCGCAGATCGTCGAGGCGCACGTCGCCGCCGATCCGGCCTTCGTCAACGGCTGCATCGGCCGCGCGCTTTCAACCTTGAAGGAAGCGCATGAAGCGGCGCGGCTCTACCTCCATCCCGACGACATTGCGACGGTGGGCGAGGATGCGACCGACGGCTATCGCAATCTGACCATCGCCGCCGATCCGCTGTTGCCGCGCGGCAGCGTCCGGCTGGAGGCTGGCGGCGGCGAGATCGAGGACGGGGTGCGGCCCCGCATCGCGCGGCTTGAACAGGCACTGCGCGCGGCGGGCCTTGCCGCGTGA
- a CDS encoding FliI/YscN family ATPase: protein MLAGLGRLTIDTAPEQIGRLTSYDGLLLEASGLSAPVGTVCSIETAGDSAEAEVIGFRNGRCILMALGQRPELLPDARVRAVSNQSRVDVGPGLLGRVIDGAGLPLDGLGRVETSAEWPLAGRLQNPLERARVTEPFDVGVRALNGLFTFGRGQRVGIIAGSGVGKSVLLGMMTRYSMADVVVVGLIGERSREVTDFVATKLSGPARDRSVVVAVPANHSPIMRIRAAHRATAIAEYFRDQGKNVLLILDSLTRVAHAQREIGLALGEQPTARGYPPSVISLLPNLIERAGNDAKTGGSITAFYTVLADGDDTVGDPVVDTARAILDGHIVLSRAQAERGVYPAVDIAASISRVMTDVATREHVAAARALKRAAALYDENRDLILMGAYARGSDQALDQAITAQPHVTGYLLQPEDEPVDMATSVAELTAVFGA, encoded by the coding sequence ATGCTGGCGGGATTGGGCAGGCTGACCATCGACACCGCGCCCGAGCAGATCGGGCGGCTGACAAGCTATGACGGCCTGCTGCTGGAGGCGTCCGGCCTTTCCGCTCCGGTCGGGACGGTGTGCAGCATCGAAACCGCAGGGGACTCGGCCGAGGCCGAGGTCATCGGCTTTCGCAATGGGCGGTGCATATTGATGGCGCTTGGCCAGCGCCCCGAACTTCTTCCGGATGCACGGGTGCGGGCGGTGAGCAACCAGTCGCGCGTCGATGTGGGGCCGGGCCTGCTTGGCCGGGTGATCGACGGCGCGGGTCTGCCGCTGGATGGACTGGGGCGGGTGGAGACATCGGCCGAATGGCCGCTTGCGGGCAGGCTCCAGAACCCGCTGGAACGCGCGCGGGTGACCGAGCCGTTCGACGTGGGCGTGCGCGCCCTCAACGGGCTTTTCACGTTCGGACGCGGGCAGCGTGTCGGCATTATCGCCGGTTCGGGCGTCGGCAAATCGGTGCTGCTCGGCATGATGACGCGCTATTCCATGGCCGATGTCGTGGTGGTGGGGCTGATCGGCGAACGCAGCCGCGAAGTGACCGATTTCGTTGCGACCAAGCTCAGCGGCCCGGCGCGCGACCGCTCGGTGGTGGTCGCCGTGCCCGCCAATCATTCGCCGATCATGCGGATCAGGGCGGCCCATCGCGCGACTGCAATCGCCGAATATTTTCGCGACCAGGGCAAGAATGTGCTGCTGATTTTGGATAGCCTGACCCGTGTCGCCCATGCGCAGCGCGAGATCGGCCTTGCGCTTGGCGAGCAGCCGACCGCCCGAGGCTATCCGCCGTCGGTCATCTCGCTGCTGCCCAATCTGATCGAGCGGGCGGGCAATGACGCAAAGACCGGCGGGTCGATCACCGCCTTCTACACCGTGCTCGCCGATGGTGACGACACGGTCGGCGATCCGGTGGTCGACACTGCGCGCGCCATATTGGACGGGCATATCGTGCTTTCCCGCGCGCAGGCGGAGCGCGGCGTCTATCCGGCGGTGGACATCGCCGCCTCGATCAGCCGGGTGATGACCGATGTGGCAACCCGCGAGCATGTGGCGGCGGCGCGCGCTCTGAAGCGGGCAGCCGCGCTCTACGACGAAAATCGCGACCTGATCCTGATGGGCGCCTATGCGCGCGGCAGCGATCAGGCGCTCGACCAGGCGATTACCGCCCAGCCGCATGTAACCGGATATCTGTTGCAGCCAGAGGACGAGCCCGTCGACATGGCGACGTCTGTGGCCGAACTGACGGCAGTGTTCGGGGCCTGA
- a CDS encoding flagellar hook-length control protein FliK, which yields MGIEATGLGDIFTTPELSSETASRAAGQDFSSFLKALGVFPQPHVGEPTAAVGKPTPEAESGDAIPPTPALDESDGEPPMFVKIAEQLAVAVRGGEAKPQKAAALPFPPEASAAAPEITDGEAAPDADTETDQKPAPDANISAIAPDTGQAAPVIGVAPPMQAAAAPADEPSSPQPVPAVRTDTAADLPPADAGEAVVPPVASSLPTAMPVQKGEGRPAAKAPDAAHPVHGEPAGGRILPELPEAASDQAQLARGEGNRAESAKADEAAATPVPPAPDQGRSHATVAGAERHLLTTPSGQTPSVAAPAPSVTPQQASHQQVMDDLLVGNAVEDQWVDRLSHDVQALIASDNREARLHLRPRELGDLSIKLEMQDGQAKVHFTVETAAAQSLIGDATPRLQAMLENRGVKLEQASVDVGGGSDREGQGRQQDAPPFMAKAPPSALAAAVRRTARLTAFERYA from the coding sequence ATGGGCATCGAAGCGACTGGTCTGGGCGATATTTTCACGACGCCCGAGCTGTCTTCCGAAACCGCCAGTCGTGCAGCGGGGCAGGATTTCTCAAGCTTTTTGAAGGCGCTGGGCGTGTTCCCGCAACCCCATGTCGGGGAGCCGACGGCGGCAGTCGGCAAGCCGACGCCTGAGGCGGAAAGCGGCGACGCCATTCCCCCAACGCCCGCACTCGATGAAAGCGACGGGGAGCCGCCGATGTTCGTGAAGATTGCCGAGCAGCTTGCCGTGGCCGTCAGGGGCGGGGAGGCGAAGCCGCAAAAGGCCGCCGCCCTTCCGTTCCCGCCGGAAGCGAGCGCCGCCGCGCCCGAGATTACGGACGGTGAAGCCGCGCCGGACGCCGATACAGAGACGGATCAGAAGCCCGCGCCGGATGCGAACATCAGTGCGATTGCGCCGGATACAGGTCAGGCCGCGCCGGTGATCGGCGTCGCGCCGCCGATGCAGGCCGCCGCCGCTCCTGCGGACGAACCGTCCTCTCCGCAGCCGGTTCCGGCGGTCCGTACCGACACTGCCGCCGATCTGCCCCCGGCCGACGCAGGGGAGGCTGTCGTGCCGCCCGTCGCGTCGTCCCTTCCCACGGCCATGCCGGTGCAGAAGGGCGAGGGACGACCAGCGGCGAAAGCGCCGGACGCTGCCCATCCCGTGCATGGGGAGCCGGCTGGCGGAAGGATTTTGCCGGAACTTCCCGAAGCCGCATCCGATCAGGCGCAGCTTGCGCGGGGCGAAGGCAATCGCGCGGAAAGCGCGAAGGCCGATGAGGCGGCCGCGACTCCGGTCCCGCCCGCGCCCGATCAGGGCCGCAGTCACGCGACTGTCGCCGGGGCGGAGCGCCATCTTTTGACGACGCCTTCGGGGCAGACCCCGTCGGTGGCGGCTCCGGCTCCGTCCGTCACGCCCCAGCAGGCGTCGCATCAGCAGGTGATGGACGATCTGCTGGTCGGCAATGCGGTGGAAGACCAGTGGGTCGACCGGCTGTCCCATGATGTGCAGGCGCTGATCGCAAGCGACAACCGCGAGGCGCGGCTCCATCTGCGCCCGCGCGAACTGGGTGACCTCTCGATCAAGCTCGAGATGCAGGACGGGCAGGCGAAGGTGCATTTCACGGTGGAGACGGCCGCTGCCCAGTCGCTGATCGGCGACGCCACGCCGCGCCTTCAGGCGATGCTCGAAAATCGGGGCGTGAAGCTGGAGCAGGCGTCGGTCGATGTCGGCGGCGGCTCCGACCGGGAGGGACAGGGCAGGCAGCAGGACGCGCCGCCCTTCATGGCCAAGGCGCCGCCATCGGCGCTGGCGGCCGCCGTTCGCCGCACGGCCCGGCTGACCGCATTTGAACGCTACGCATGA
- a CDS encoding flagellar basal body-associated FliL family protein, with protein sequence MSDTPQPRKKGGLMKLLIPVIGGVVLIGAGAGGGYFAASSGMLGGGAHKPAHDGPQRVERPAGETPHQVDSDGDGQYETSYFELKKEFTSNLMDPNRYIQVGLGVATTYDSKVTEAVEKNDPAIRSAILGVLAEQTAADVATIKGKEALQRRLRGVINETLEAKTGFGGISQVYFTSFVIQ encoded by the coding sequence ATGAGCGACACTCCCCAACCCAGGAAGAAGGGCGGACTGATGAAGCTGCTGATCCCCGTGATCGGCGGCGTGGTGCTGATCGGCGCTGGCGCGGGCGGCGGCTATTTCGCAGCCTCCAGCGGCATGCTGGGCGGCGGCGCACACAAACCCGCCCATGACGGGCCGCAGCGGGTGGAAAGACCGGCGGGCGAGACGCCGCATCAGGTGGATAGCGACGGCGACGGCCAGTACGAGACCAGCTATTTCGAGCTGAAGAAGGAGTTCACCTCCAATCTGATGGACCCCAATCGCTATATCCAGGTGGGGCTTGGCGTCGCCACCACCTATGATTCCAAGGTGACCGAGGCGGTCGAAAAGAACGATCCCGCCATCCGTTCCGCAATCCTCGGCGTGCTTGCCGAACAGACCGCCGCCGATGTCGCCACCATCAAGGGCAAGGAAGCGCTGCAACGCAGGCTGCGCGGCGTCATCAACGAGACCCTGGAAGCAAAGACAGGCTTCGGCGGCATCAGCCAGGTCTATTTCACCAGCTTCGTGATCCAATAG
- the fliM gene encoding flagellar motor switch protein FliM — protein MSSDLNLSQEELEALRQGIADGSIASNAGVMPDGEVAPYAFGSDEERSFGELHALHLLNERLARGMRQVFQPMLRVQPKVSAAPVLLDSFENYSDGFDDFLSLNIIRMEPLRGQGLAVLKPDLIGALVDAYYGGKGEPPVHRLPDFTPAEDRVIQALLERMFAALNAAWADVFDLQFSRISSESHPQFLSFLDPDDVVVVTRFLVTLPRGTSSPVDLVYPLQSLKPLLPLLRMRVITEQGEPDALWDRRLRAALLDIELPVRSILAEPSMPLRAIVALKPGDVIPISLPEELHLLVERTTFGVGTPGEANGNAAIQIKSIALPSAATNR, from the coding sequence ATGAGCTCCGATCTCAACCTCAGCCAGGAAGAACTGGAGGCGCTGCGCCAGGGCATCGCCGACGGCAGCATCGCATCGAACGCGGGCGTGATGCCGGACGGCGAGGTCGCGCCCTATGCCTTTGGATCGGACGAGGAGCGCAGCTTCGGCGAGCTTCACGCGCTCCACCTGCTGAACGAACGGCTGGCGCGCGGAATGCGGCAGGTGTTCCAGCCAATGCTGCGGGTGCAGCCCAAGGTATCGGCCGCGCCGGTGCTTCTCGACAGCTTCGAGAATTATTCGGACGGCTTCGATGATTTCCTGAGCCTCAACATCATTCGCATGGAGCCGCTCAGGGGCCAGGGCCTTGCCGTGCTGAAGCCGGACCTGATCGGCGCGCTGGTGGACGCCTATTATGGCGGCAAGGGTGAACCGCCCGTCCACCGCCTGCCGGATTTTACCCCGGCCGAAGACCGCGTGATCCAGGCGCTGCTCGAACGCATGTTCGCTGCGCTCAACGCGGCATGGGCCGATGTGTTCGACCTCCAGTTCAGCCGGATCAGCAGCGAAAGCCATCCGCAGTTCCTGTCGTTCCTCGACCCGGACGATGTGGTGGTGGTGACCCGGTTCCTCGTCACCCTCCCGCGCGGCACAAGCTCGCCCGTCGACCTCGTCTATCCGCTCCAGTCGCTGAAGCCGCTGCTGCCGCTGCTCCGCATGCGCGTCATCACCGAACAGGGAGAGCCCGACGCGCTTTGGGACAGGAGGCTGCGCGCGGCCTTGCTCGACATCGAGCTGCCGGTGCGCTCGATCCTTGCCGAACCGTCGATGCCGCTGCGCGCGATCGTCGCGCTGAAGCCGGGCGACGTCATCCCCATCAGCCTGCCGGAAGAACTGCATCTGCTGGTGGAGCGGACGACTTTCGGCGTCGGCACGCCCGGCGAGGCCAATGGCAACGCCGCCATCCAGATCAAGTCCATCGCGCTGCCGAGCGCTGCGACCAACCGTTGA
- the fliN gene encoding flagellar motor switch protein FliN: protein MTQMEDNLTATAEPGGEELWKNGSPNLRLLQEIDVRLSVEVGSAQLRIRDLLNLNEGSVVELDRQAGAPLDVFANGTLIAKGEVVTVGGRFGVRVTDIVAPGERVKDI, encoded by the coding sequence ATGACCCAGATGGAAGACAATCTCACCGCAACCGCCGAACCCGGCGGCGAAGAGCTGTGGAAGAACGGCAGCCCCAATCTGCGGCTGCTTCAGGAAATCGACGTTCGCCTTTCGGTGGAGGTCGGCAGCGCGCAGCTGAGGATACGCGATCTTCTGAACCTGAACGAGGGCAGCGTCGTCGAACTGGACCGTCAGGCGGGTGCGCCGCTCGACGTGTTCGCGAATGGCACACTCATTGCAAAGGGAGAGGTCGTCACGGTCGGCGGGCGCTTCGGCGTACGGGTTACCGACATCGTGGCGCCGGGAGAGCGCGTCAAGGACATCTGA
- a CDS encoding FliO/MopB family protein: MIWDYLLRLAIMLPLICAMIVAGLWLAKRYNLGALGARAGNARSVARLTETIVLSPGIRLAVVDFADKRLLLAVTKQGANLLSETAAPAFRMEEGGDAR, translated from the coding sequence TTGATCTGGGACTATTTGCTGCGGCTGGCGATCATGCTGCCGCTCATCTGCGCGATGATCGTGGCCGGGCTGTGGCTCGCCAAGCGCTATAATCTGGGCGCGCTCGGCGCACGGGCGGGGAACGCCCGCTCGGTCGCGCGGCTCACCGAAACGATCGTGCTTTCCCCCGGCATCCGCCTTGCCGTGGTCGATTTCGCCGACAAGCGGCTGCTGCTCGCCGTCACCAAGCAGGGCGCGAATCTGTTGAGCGAGACCGCCGCCCCCGCCTTTCGCATGGAGGAGGGCGGCGATGCGCGGTGA
- the fliP gene encoding flagellar type III secretion system pore protein FliP (The bacterial flagellar biogenesis protein FliP forms a type III secretion system (T3SS)-type pore required for flagellar assembly.), giving the protein MTIAVCIALFLPTLAHAQAAVPAAPAGPSAVQFAADALSGSAVPGARQPLSLSLQVLVLMTLLSVLPAVILMMTSFTRIIIVLSILRQALGLAQTPPNQVLIGLSLFLTFFVMSPALNQINETAFKPYAANTMPIDQAVEKGGAVLHTFMMGQTREKDIQLFANLKKDQPYASPADVPFSVLLPAFVTSELKTAFQIGFLIFLPFLVIDLVVAAVLMSLGMMMLSPTLISLPFKLLLFVLVDGWALTMGSLAGSFFTT; this is encoded by the coding sequence ATGACGATCGCAGTTTGCATAGCGCTTTTCCTCCCCACGCTCGCCCATGCACAGGCGGCGGTGCCTGCAGCACCCGCCGGGCCGTCGGCGGTGCAGTTCGCGGCCGATGCGTTGAGCGGAAGCGCGGTCCCCGGCGCGCGCCAACCCTTGTCGCTGTCGCTGCAGGTCCTCGTCCTGATGACCTTGCTGTCGGTGCTGCCGGCCGTCATCCTGATGATGACCTCCTTCACCCGCATCATCATCGTCCTGTCGATATTGCGGCAGGCGCTGGGCCTTGCGCAGACCCCGCCCAATCAGGTGCTGATCGGGCTTTCGCTGTTCCTCACCTTCTTCGTGATGAGCCCGGCGCTCAACCAGATCAACGAGACCGCTTTCAAGCCCTATGCCGCCAACACCATGCCGATCGACCAGGCGGTCGAAAAGGGCGGGGCGGTGCTCCACACCTTCATGATGGGGCAGACGCGCGAGAAGGACATCCAGCTCTTCGCCAATCTGAAGAAGGACCAGCCCTATGCCTCTCCGGCGGACGTGCCCTTCTCCGTCCTGCTGCCTGCATTCGTCACCAGCGAGTTGAAGACCGCGTTCCAGATCGGCTTCCTCATCTTCCTGCCGTTTCTCGTGATCGACCTTGTCGTCGCGGCGGTGCTGATGTCGCTTGGCATGATGATGCTGTCGCCGACGCTGATCTCGCTGCCGTTCAAGCTGCTCTTGTTCGTGCTGGTCGATGGCTGGGCGCTCACCATGGGCTCGCTCGCCGGCAGCTTCTTCACGACCTGA
- a CDS encoding flagellar biosynthetic protein FliQ produces MDAAYFTSVAGQALWILVLVSAPVIIPALAIGVLLGMVQAATSINEATLSFVPKLLGVLVCLGIFGGLMMGLLMDFTIDIYARIPDLVR; encoded by the coding sequence GTGGACGCAGCATATTTCACTTCCGTCGCGGGACAGGCGCTCTGGATACTGGTGCTGGTCTCGGCCCCGGTCATCATCCCCGCGCTCGCCATCGGCGTGCTGCTGGGCATGGTGCAGGCCGCGACCTCGATCAACGAGGCGACGCTCAGCTTCGTGCCGAAGCTTCTGGGCGTTCTCGTCTGCCTCGGCATTTTCGGCGGGCTGATGATGGGCCTGCTGATGGACTTCACGATCGACATCTACGCCCGCATTCCGGACCTCGTGCGTTGA